One genomic segment of Musa acuminata AAA Group cultivar baxijiao chromosome BXJ3-3, Cavendish_Baxijiao_AAA, whole genome shotgun sequence includes these proteins:
- the LOC135634178 gene encoding AP2/ERF and B3 domain-containing transcription repressor RAV2-like, with protein sequence MEGSCVDEAPSHSARCQQTPPHAGEALQRMGSGVSAVLDPTPESGMEAVSRKLSSSQYKGVVPQPNGRWGAQIYEKHRRVWLGTFGDEAEASRAYDVAAQRFRGRDAITNFKPLSESDDDEAYELSFLVAHSKAEIVDMLRKHTYHDELQQSKRAQGGGRVVSRRTTPSYLRSARLMLFDKVVTPSDVGKLNRLVIPKQHAEKYFPLESGSSVASKGVLLNFEDAGGRVWRFRYSYWSSSQSFVLTKGWSRFVREKNLKAGDVVTFWRSTGPEKQLFIDWRTDVIASFRTMTPPPTVNPLRVVKLFGVDISRLLPVNGGDRKRGRETELFPPSQFFEQQFF encoded by the coding sequence ATGGAAGGTAGCTGCGTCGATGAGGCACCGAGTCACTCGGCGAGATGCCAACAGACGCCGCCGCATGCGGGCGAGGCCCTGCAGCGCATGGGCAGCGGCGTCAGcgcggtgctcgacccgaccccggaGAGCGGGATGGAGGCCGTGTCCAGGAAGCTGTCGTCGTCTCAGTACAAAGGCGTCGTCCCCCAGCCCAACGGCCGGTGGGGCGCCCAGATCTACGAAAAGCACCGTCGGGTGTGGCTCGGCACCTTCGGCGACGAAGCCGAGGCCTCGCGCGCCTACGACGTGGCAGCGCAGCGGTTCCGCGGCCGCGACGCGATCACCAACTTCAAGCCTCTCTCCGAGTCCGACGACGACGAGGCCTACGAGCTCTCCTTCCTCGTGGCGCACTCCAAGGCGGAGATCGTGGACATGCTGCGCAAGCACACGTACCACGACGAGCTCCAGCAGAGCAAGCGAGCCCAGGGGGGCGGCCGGGTCGTTAGCAGGAGGACGACGCCGAGCTACCTACGGTCGGCTCGCCTGATGTTGTTCGACAAGGTGGTCACCCCGAGCGACGTCGGGAAGCTGAATAGGCTAGTGATACCGAAGCAGCACGCCGAGAAGTATTTCCCGTTGGAGAGCGGCAGCAGCGTGGCATCGAAGGGTGTGCTGCTCAACTTTGAGGACGCCGGCGGCAGGGTGTGGAGGTTTAGGTACTCGTACTGGAGCAGTAGCCAGAGCTTCGTGCTGACAAAAGGCTGGAGCCGGTTTGTCAGGGAGAAGAACCTCAAGGCCGGGGACGTGGTCACCTTCTGGCGATCCACCGGGCCTGAGAAGCAGCTGTTCATCGACTGGAGGACGGACGTGATCGCGAGCTTTCGCACGATGACCCCGCCGCCTACTGTTAACCCGCTTCGGGTTGTGAAGCTGTTCGGTGTGGACATATCAAGATTGCTGCCTGTTAATGGTGGCGacaggaagagaggaagagagacaGAGTTGTTTCCACCATCACAGTTCTTCGAGCAGCAATTCTTTTGA
- the LOC135632341 gene encoding uncharacterized protein LOC135632341: MMSVAMMQSSSAAVFDSDKCSRAAPVDRYRRQDDPPLAVEESHAQERPGQFDIWSAIQSREAAAAAADQPASPYVHPLARRSSSPLSQKSLEICTERLGSETGSDGFSSFMDDLDFHHPSKLAGEETEEEKKYVPFEKQAAAGGARELASVSCHCSVGRRSPPRSFPPPLPSISQRNVPCLHMRPHRLDGRLVMEAVAVPSKNYFHAQRVDGRLVLSLTDTTSGDKPGHASDATEITQPQMPEDVEQDNKDTVGNETTEITQLEEEEEEEEEEEEEELEETNRYEEEEEEEEVEVVDRGTIVEVKVSTQPQQQSGAMKVHRSSLVINKFVGGAPLTSMTKCEQPVPSTVVPRRASPTTTTAAAAASTLSVTTEGYNDYGYIGLWAPLGGHHPPLDNKLLFTSKRRNRGELLHIMRRCSQLRRPLFIREPCCAVTST, translated from the coding sequence ATGATGTCGGTTGCCATGATGCAAAGCTCGTCCGCAGCTGTCTTCGACTCGGACAAGTGCAGCCGGGCGGCGCCGGTGGATCGATATAGACGGCAGGACGATCCTCCTCTGGCGGTCGAGGAGAGCCACGCCCAGGAGCGGCCCGGACAATTCGACATATGGAGCGCGATCCAATCGCGGGaggcggccgccgccgccgctgaccAGCCGGCGTCTCCTTACGTTCATCCTCTCGCTAGGCGGTCTTCGAGCCCGTTGAGCCAGAAGAGCCTCGAGATCTGCACGGAACGTCTCGGATCCGAGACCGGCTCTGATGGCTTCTCCTCCTTCATGGACGACCTCGACTTCCACCATCCATCTAAGCTCGCTGGAGAAGAgacagaggaagagaagaaatatGTGCCCTTCGAGAAGCAAGCAGCAGCAGGAGGCGCCAGGGAGCTAGCGTCGGTGAGTTGCCATTGTTCAGTTGGCCGGCGGTCGCCACCGAGGTCGTTCCCCCCACCGCTGCCGTCGATCTCCCAGCGCAACGTGCCTTGCCTCCACATGAGGCCTCACCGCCTAGACGGGCGCCTCGTCATGGAAGCCGTAGCCGTCCCTTCAAAGAACTACTTTCACGCCCAGCGCGTGGACGGCCGACTCGTCCTGTCCTTGACCGACACCACCTCCGGAGACAAACCTGGTCACGCATCCGATGCCACTGAAATTACACAACCACAAATGCCAGAAGACGTCGAGCAAGATAACAAAGATACTGTAGGGAACGAAACGACGGAAATAACAcaattggaggaggaggaggaggaggaggaggaggaggaagaagaagaattagAGGAAACTAACCGatacgaggaagaggaagaagaagaggaagtggaAGTGGTGGACAGGGGAACGATCGTCGAGGTGAAGGTAAGCACGCAGCCCCAGCAACAGAGCGGCGCCATGAAGGTACACCGGTCCTCGCTCGTCATCAACAAGTTCGTGGGCGGCGCTCCCCTAACCAGCATGACCAAATGCGAGCAACCTGTTCCATCAACCGTGGTACCCAGGCGGGCATCGCCTACGACCACcactgcggcggcggcggcgtccaCGCTCAGCGTCACCACAGAAGGTTACAACGACTACGGCTACATCGGGCTGTGGGCGCCGCTCGGCGGCCACCACCCACCGCTCGACAACAAGCTTCTGTTCACTTCCAAGCGGCGGAACCGCGGGGAGTTGCTCCACATCATGAGAAGGTGCAGCCAGCTGCGCAGGCCATTGTTCATTAGGGAGCCGTGTTGCGCTGTCACCTCCACTTGA